One Pseudomonas sp. B21_DOA genomic window, ATCCTCGCCGCGATCAAACAAGCCGAGCCGCAAACCCTGGTGCAGAGCATCAATCGTCCGGACGAGTCGCACTTTGCCCTCGACGTCGAAGTCAGCTACCCCGACGGGCGCTCGTTGACGGTCTATGTCAATCCCTACACCGGCGTCATTCAGGGCACCGCGCCGGCCTTCGATTTCAAGGCCTTTACCCGCGCCCTGCATGGCTGGTGGCTGGTGCCGTTCACCAATGGCTACAGCTGGGGCTGGTATCTGGTGTCGTTGCTCGGCGTGCCGATGCTGGTGTCGCTGATTACCGGGCTGGTGGTCTACAAGCGCTTCTGGAAAGGTTTTTTGCGCCCGACCCTGCGCGTACGCCATGGCGCGCGGATTTTCTGGGGCGACTTCCATCGCCTGTGCGGCATCTGGTCGATCTGGTTCATCGCGGTGATTTCCATCACCGGCATCTGGTTCCTGATCAAGGCGATCCTGTTCGATAACCAGATTTCGATTTCCAGCGAGCCGATCATTCCGGCGATGTCCCGCGAAAGTGTGCCGATTTCGGCCGCCGGCACCCCGCCGCCGCGCATCAGCCTGGACCGCGCCATCGAAATCGCTCAGCAGAAGATTCCGGGGCTGGAAGCCAGCTACGTCAACCTGCCGGGCAATGCCTACTCGCACATGAGCGTCAG contains:
- a CDS encoding PepSY domain-containing protein; protein product: MSKKSRSKLWFLVHSWLALPIWFFVLIVCVTGTLAVVSQEIVWLANPQMRASQPSDDAPRLSYDQILAAIKQAEPQTLVQSINRPDESHFALDVEVSYPDGRSLTVYVNPYTGVIQGTAPAFDFKAFTRALHGWWLVPFTNGYSWGWYLVSLLGVPMLVSLITGLVVYKRFWKGFLRPTLRVRHGARIFWGDFHRLCGIWSIWFIAVISITGIWFLIKAILFDNQISISSEPIIPAMSRESVPISAAGTPPPRISLDRAIEIAQQKIPGLEASYVNLPGNAYSHMSVSGRGWYPLMYQTATLNPYNGEMASSRLLSDRSSLEFVTESMRPLHTGDFGGIWIKLIWFFFGLLLSMMILSGLLIWTKRTALATANALKREDKKNRIKAQPALRREPSEASL